In the Butyrivibrio fibrisolvens genome, one interval contains:
- a CDS encoding ISL3 family transposase has protein sequence MVSANTLCKKLLNVKHAVVEDAYFYDDNYGVNHIRIQVRTDKWHEDYCPYCHKKCSRYDQHSSQPRTWRGLDWGAVLVEIEARTHRVACPIHGVVTAYTPWAYPGSGFTRDFDLTVGWLAVYLPRSVVSEYMRVDWETVGRCINRTLNDIEPERSKRLNNLVNIGIDETSYKKGHKYITVIVNHDTNTVVWAAQGHGKGVLTQFYKQLTPEQLSSIKIVTGDGAKWITECVNEFTPDCERCVDPFHVVQWAMEALDEVRRDVWREAYAEFTQLSKEHPRKKGRPKEDDPTSAMLNAARAKADAIKNSTYALGKAPEHLTENQQTRITMIAENNNRLYRAYRMKEMLRLILKLKDVDEADKALNRWLWWASHSRIKAFKELYLKIKRHREHILNAIRFGMSNARIEATNNKIKLIIRKAYGFRNIQNMLDMVYLVCSDLRIPLPNRKARSA, from the coding sequence ATGGTTTCTGCTAATACACTATGCAAAAAATTACTCAATGTCAAGCATGCTGTTGTAGAAGATGCATACTTTTATGATGACAATTATGGTGTAAACCACATACGCATACAGGTTCGTACTGATAAGTGGCATGAAGATTATTGTCCCTATTGCCATAAGAAATGTTCCCGTTATGATCAACATTCAAGTCAGCCCAGGACATGGCGTGGACTGGATTGGGGTGCCGTTCTTGTTGAAATTGAAGCAAGGACTCATCGTGTTGCCTGTCCTATACATGGGGTAGTAACAGCTTATACTCCATGGGCATATCCTGGTAGCGGTTTTACTCGTGACTTTGATTTAACAGTTGGCTGGCTAGCTGTTTACCTGCCACGAAGTGTTGTGTCTGAATATATGCGCGTCGACTGGGAAACTGTAGGCCGCTGTATAAACAGGACACTTAATGATATAGAGCCAGAGCGTTCAAAAAGGCTAAACAACCTTGTAAATATAGGTATTGATGAAACAAGTTATAAGAAAGGACACAAGTATATAACAGTCATCGTCAACCATGATACAAACACCGTAGTCTGGGCTGCTCAGGGGCACGGAAAGGGCGTGTTAACGCAGTTCTATAAACAGCTCACGCCAGAACAGCTCTCTTCTATAAAAATCGTAACCGGTGATGGTGCTAAATGGATCACCGAGTGTGTTAATGAGTTCACTCCCGACTGTGAGCGCTGCGTAGATCCATTCCATGTAGTCCAGTGGGCAATGGAGGCGCTCGATGAAGTAAGGCGTGATGTATGGCGTGAAGCATATGCTGAGTTCACGCAACTATCCAAGGAACATCCCAGAAAGAAAGGACGTCCGAAGGAAGATGATCCAACGTCTGCTATGCTAAATGCAGCCAGGGCCAAAGCAGATGCAATAAAGAATTCTACATATGCACTTGGCAAAGCTCCTGAACACCTTACCGAAAACCAACAGACAAGAATAACTATGATTGCAGAAAACAACAATCGTCTTTACAGAGCATATCGAATGAAGGAAATGCTTCGTCTCATCTTAAAATTAAAGGATGTCGATGAAGCAGATAAAGCATTAAATCGATGGCTCTGGTGGGCAAGCCATAGCAGGATTAAGGCTTTCAAGGAACTGTATCTTAAAATCAAGCGTCATCGTGAACACATTTTAAATGCAATTCGCTTCGGTATGAGCAATGCAAGAATCGAAGCAACAAACAATAAAATAAAACTGATTATTCGCAAGGCATATGGCTTCCGTAATATCCAAAATATGCTGGATATGGTTTATCTGGTATGCTCGGATTTGAGGATTCCACTTCCCAACCGAAAAGCGCGAAGTGCATAA
- a CDS encoding O-acetylhomoserine aminocarboxypropyltransferase/cysteine synthase family protein codes for MRAETKCIQAGYEPKNGESRLMPIVQSTTFKYDTSEDMGKLFDLEASGYFYTRLQNPTNDYVAAKIAALEGGTAAMLTSSGQAATFFAVFNLAGQGDHVIASSTIYGGSFNLFNVTMRRMGIDFTFVDPDCSDEELENAFKPNTKAVFGETIANPALNVFDIERFAKTAHAHGVPLIIDNTFATPINCRPIEWGADIVTHSTTKYMDGHDATVGGAIVDSGKFDWMAHADKFPGLCTPDDSYHGITYADKFGKEGAFITKCTAQLMRDLGSIPSPMNCYMLNLGLESLAVRMERHVANAQKVAEFLQESDKVEWVNYPGLPGNKYYERAKKYMPNGTCGVISFGVKGGRKSAEEFMKHLKVAMIATHVADAHTCVLHPASSTHRQMTDEELLAGGVAPDLVRLSVGIENVNDIIEDLEQALGAI; via the coding sequence GTGAGAGCAGAAACTAAATGCATTCAGGCAGGTTATGAACCAAAGAATGGCGAATCTCGTCTGATGCCTATTGTACAGTCAACAACATTCAAATATGACACTAGTGAGGATATGGGTAAGCTTTTTGACCTTGAGGCAAGCGGATATTTCTATACAAGGCTTCAGAATCCCACTAATGATTACGTTGCAGCCAAGATCGCAGCATTAGAAGGCGGAACAGCAGCAATGCTTACATCATCAGGTCAGGCAGCAACATTTTTTGCAGTATTTAACCTTGCAGGACAGGGAGATCATGTAATAGCTTCTTCAACTATCTATGGCGGAAGCTTTAACCTGTTTAATGTTACAATGCGTAGAATGGGAATCGATTTTACTTTTGTTGATCCTGACTGCTCAGATGAAGAGCTTGAAAATGCATTTAAGCCTAATACAAAGGCAGTATTTGGTGAGACAATTGCCAACCCTGCCCTTAATGTGTTCGATATCGAGCGTTTTGCTAAAACAGCGCATGCACACGGCGTTCCGCTTATCATCGACAACACTTTTGCAACACCTATTAACTGTCGTCCTATCGAATGGGGAGCTGATATCGTAACTCATTCTACTACTAAATATATGGATGGTCATGATGCAACAGTAGGTGGCGCGATCGTAGATTCAGGTAAATTCGACTGGATGGCTCACGCAGATAAGTTCCCAGGTCTTTGCACTCCTGATGATTCTTATCACGGAATCACATATGCAGATAAGTTTGGAAAAGAAGGTGCATTCATAACAAAGTGTACAGCTCAGCTTATGAGAGACCTTGGATCCATCCCTTCTCCTATGAACTGCTATATGCTTAATCTTGGACTTGAATCTCTTGCAGTGCGTATGGAAAGACACGTAGCCAACGCTCAAAAGGTTGCAGAATTCCTTCAGGAAAGCGATAAGGTTGAATGGGTTAATTATCCGGGCCTTCCAGGCAATAAGTACTATGAAAGAGCTAAAAAATATATGCCAAACGGAACCTGCGGCGTAATATCCTTTGGGGTTAAGGGCGGCAGAAAATCAGCCGAAGAATTTATGAAGCATCTTAAAGTTGCAATGATCGCAACTCATGTTGCTGATGCTCATACATGTGTGCTTCATCCTGCATCATCAACACATCGTCAGATGACTGATGAAGAACTTCTTGCAGGCGGCGTAGCACCGGATCTTGTAAGACTTTCAGTTGGAATTGAAAACGTAAATGATATTATAGAGGATTTGGAACAGGCACTCGGAGCTATCTAA
- a CDS encoding ABC transporter ATP-binding protein has translation MNKRKEKANQKEIIKKVFKYIKRYRIYLYISLILSFVTVLLTLYIPKLTGQAVDYMFGPSQVDFKGVFKIITIIIVSTVIISIGQWLINLCNNKMTYHVVRDIRNDAFTKIQEMPLSYIDSHPYGEIESKIINDAAQFADGLLMGFTQFFSGIVTIIGTLVFMLTVNIGITVVVVAITPLSFLVAGFISKRTFQMFKEQSQIRGQQTGLINEMIEGQRVVKAFNQKDNVMARFDVINDKLRDKSLRATFFSSITNPSTRFINSLVYTGVGIFGALSVVSGRMSVGQLTAFLSYSNQYTKPFNEISGVITELQNAIACAASIFAFIEEKSEIPDKEDAISPDHFEGNIKIDNISFSYVEGQKLIENFDLDVAPGQNVAIVGPTGCGKTTLINLLMRFYDVNKGAILVDGTDIKDITRGSLRNGYGMVLQETWLKSGTIRENITMGNPDISEEDMIKIAKICHINSFIQRLPKKYDTVITENGEEFSQGQRQLMCIARVMMSKPSMMILDEATSSIDTRTEMKIQDAFNAMMEGRTSFVVAHRLSTIRNADIILVMNSGNIVEMGNHNELMKKKGFYYDLYMSQFLGKAI, from the coding sequence ATGAATAAAAGAAAAGAAAAAGCTAATCAGAAAGAGATTATAAAAAAGGTCTTTAAATATATTAAAAGATATAGGATATACTTGTATATTTCTTTGATACTTTCATTTGTAACAGTATTGCTAACTTTATATATTCCAAAGCTTACCGGACAGGCTGTGGATTACATGTTTGGCCCCTCCCAGGTTGATTTCAAGGGAGTGTTCAAAATAATAACAATCATTATTGTATCCACTGTGATCATCAGTATTGGTCAGTGGCTTATCAATCTTTGCAATAACAAGATGACCTATCACGTTGTTAGAGATATAAGAAATGATGCATTTACCAAGATACAGGAAATGCCACTTTCATATATAGATTCACATCCATATGGAGAAATTGAAAGTAAGATTATTAATGATGCAGCCCAGTTCGCTGACGGACTTCTTATGGGATTCACACAGTTTTTCTCAGGAATAGTTACTATTATCGGAACCCTTGTGTTCATGCTTACAGTTAATATAGGAATTACGGTTGTTGTAGTTGCTATAACACCTCTGTCATTCCTGGTTGCAGGTTTTATTTCAAAAAGAACCTTTCAGATGTTCAAAGAACAGTCTCAGATCCGTGGACAGCAGACCGGACTTATCAATGAGATGATCGAAGGACAGCGAGTTGTAAAAGCCTTCAACCAAAAAGACAATGTAATGGCCAGATTCGATGTTATAAATGATAAACTGAGGGATAAGTCTTTAAGAGCAACCTTCTTTTCATCTATAACAAATCCATCTACCAGGTTCATCAACAGCCTTGTATATACAGGTGTAGGAATATTTGGAGCATTATCAGTTGTATCAGGCAGAATGAGCGTAGGACAACTTACTGCTTTCCTGTCCTATTCAAATCAGTATACAAAACCCTTTAATGAAATATCAGGCGTTATCACTGAACTTCAGAATGCTATTGCATGTGCAGCCAGTATCTTTGCATTTATAGAAGAAAAGAGCGAGATTCCGGACAAGGAAGATGCTATTTCACCTGATCACTTTGAAGGAAATATCAAGATCGATAATATAAGCTTTTCGTATGTCGAAGGACAGAAGCTTATCGAGAATTTTGATCTTGATGTAGCTCCGGGACAAAACGTTGCTATCGTTGGTCCTACAGGATGTGGCAAGACCACTCTTATAAACCTTCTTATGAGATTTTATGATGTCAACAAAGGAGCAATACTTGTTGACGGAACAGATATAAAAGATATAACAAGAGGGTCACTTCGAAATGGCTATGGTATGGTCCTTCAGGAGACATGGCTTAAATCCGGGACAATAAGAGAAAATATCACCATGGGTAATCCTGATATATCAGAAGAGGATATGATAAAGATTGCCAAGATCTGCCATATAAACTCTTTTATTCAAAGGCTTCCTAAGAAGTACGATACAGTGATAACAGAAAACGGTGAAGAGTTCTCCCAGGGCCAGAGGCAGCTTATGTGTATTGCCAGAGTAATGATGAGTAAGCCTTCCATGATGATCCTTGATGAAGCAACTTCTTCCATCGATACCAGAACAGAAATGAAGATCCAGGATGCATTCAACGCAATGATGGAAGGAAGGACAAGCTTTGTAGTAGCCCACAGACTCAGTACTATCAGAAATGCTGACATAATCCTTGTTATGAACAGTGGAAATATTGTAGAAATGGGAAATCACAATGAACTTATGAAAAAGAAAGGCTTCTACTACGACCTTTACATGAGTCAATTTCTCGGAAAAGCTATTTAA
- a CDS encoding YgjV family protein, whose amino-acid sequence MEFNITIFDIIGYAGSLLVVISMLMTSVMKLRIINTAGSVLAVIYSIAIGAYPTLVMNVALIIINLINMRKLSNNSVEFRLVKAPGTDAVLGDLISKYLDDIKHFFPGYKDLTDEDTAFIVFNADVPVGITAGRINNSCFDLYFDYTTPAYRDCSVGKYVFTHLRKFGLNKAQMIDPSKDHLAYLNKVGFYAEGNKYVKML is encoded by the coding sequence ATGGAATTTAATATCACTATCTTTGATATTATTGGTTATGCAGGATCTTTACTTGTTGTCATTTCAATGCTTATGACTTCTGTTATGAAGCTGAGGATCATCAATACAGCAGGTAGCGTACTTGCAGTAATCTATTCTATTGCTATCGGAGCATACCCTACTCTTGTCATGAATGTTGCTCTTATCATCATAAACCTGATCAATATGCGTAAGCTTAGCAATAACAGCGTAGAGTTCAGACTTGTTAAGGCTCCGGGAACAGATGCTGTCCTTGGCGACCTGATTTCAAAGTATCTTGATGATATCAAACATTTCTTCCCTGGATATAAGGATCTTACAGACGAAGATACTGCTTTTATAGTATTCAATGCTGACGTTCCTGTTGGAATCACTGCAGGCAGAATAAATAACAGTTGTTTTGATCTGTATTTTGACTATACCACTCCTGCATATAGAGATTGTTCAGTTGGTAAATATGTTTTTACTCACCTTAGAAAGTTTGGATTAAATAAAGCCCAGATGATCGATCCTTCCAAAGACCACCTTGCATACCTTAACAAAGTTGGCTTCTATGCTGAAGGCAACAAATACGTAAAGATGCTTTGA
- a CDS encoding ABC transporter ATP-binding protein: MKSVLRYLKDYKKESILAPLFKMLEASFELIVPLVMASIIDVGIKNSDRVHIVKMSAVLVLLGAVGLCAAITAQYFAAKAATGFSAKLRHALFEHIQDFSFSQIDLFGTDTLINRMTSDINDVQGGVNMFLRLFMRSPFVVFGAMIMAFTVDVKAAFIFVVTIPLLSIVVFFILLWTIPLYKDVQNKLDKVMTSTRENLTGVRVIRAFNREESEKNLFKDRNQTLDRAQQYVGAISGVMNPLTYLMINVATVILIYTGAVRIDIGILTQGQVIALLNYMSQILIELIKLANLIIQITKAIACGNRIATVLETRTDMVDGTQKINVENSELAVEFDNVSLLYEKDGEAVLENMSFSVKKGQTVGIIGGTGSGKTSLISLIPRFYDATSGQVRLFGQDVKQYSIEDLRSHIGIVLQKAELFKGTIADNLKWGDENASIDEINKALDISQAREFVEQKNGKTDFMIEQNGRNLSGGQKQRLTIARALMKKPDILILDDSASALDFATDAKLRMAIAENAGNMTTFIVSQRAASVQNADLILVLDEGKIAGMGTHDKLLEDNEVYQEIYYSQFPKEDVM, from the coding sequence ATGAAGTCAGTATTAAGATATCTCAAGGATTACAAGAAAGAATCGATTCTTGCTCCTTTATTTAAGATGCTTGAAGCATCCTTTGAGCTTATAGTGCCTCTTGTTATGGCATCTATAATAGATGTTGGTATAAAAAATTCAGACCGTGTGCATATCGTGAAAATGAGTGCAGTGCTAGTGCTTCTTGGCGCGGTAGGATTATGTGCTGCCATAACTGCTCAGTATTTTGCAGCTAAAGCGGCAACTGGATTTTCTGCAAAGTTAAGACATGCATTGTTTGAGCACATACAGGATTTTTCTTTTTCCCAAATAGATCTGTTTGGGACAGATACTCTTATTAATAGAATGACAAGTGATATCAATGACGTGCAGGGCGGAGTTAATATGTTCCTGCGTCTTTTCATGAGATCACCCTTTGTTGTATTTGGCGCAATGATCATGGCTTTTACAGTTGATGTCAAGGCTGCTTTTATTTTCGTGGTTACGATCCCGCTTCTTTCCATCGTAGTTTTTTTCATATTATTATGGACAATTCCTCTATACAAAGATGTTCAGAACAAGCTCGACAAAGTCATGACAAGTACTAGAGAGAATCTTACAGGTGTACGTGTCATAAGAGCGTTTAACAGAGAGGAAAGTGAAAAGAACTTATTTAAAGATAGAAATCAGACTCTTGATCGTGCTCAGCAGTACGTTGGAGCTATTTCTGGTGTGATGAATCCTTTGACATATCTGATGATTAACGTAGCAACTGTTATCCTTATATACACAGGCGCTGTCCGCATTGATATTGGAATTCTTACACAGGGTCAGGTGATCGCACTTCTTAATTACATGTCACAGATCCTTATTGAACTTATAAAACTTGCAAATCTTATAATTCAGATTACTAAGGCCATAGCTTGTGGTAATCGTATAGCGACTGTATTAGAGACTAGAACTGATATGGTAGATGGAACACAAAAGATTAATGTAGAAAATTCAGAACTGGCCGTTGAATTCGATAATGTCTCACTATTATATGAAAAAGATGGTGAAGCAGTCCTTGAAAACATGAGCTTTTCTGTAAAGAAAGGCCAGACTGTCGGAATAATCGGTGGTACAGGTAGTGGTAAGACATCTCTTATAAGCCTGATACCCAGATTTTATGATGCTACTTCCGGACAGGTCAGACTGTTTGGACAAGATGTTAAGCAGTACAGTATCGAGGACCTGAGATCCCATATAGGTATAGTTCTTCAAAAAGCAGAACTTTTCAAGGGAACGATCGCAGATAACCTTAAGTGGGGCGATGAGAATGCCAGTATAGATGAAATAAATAAAGCCCTTGATATCTCACAGGCCAGAGAATTTGTTGAACAAAAAAATGGAAAAACAGATTTTATGATAGAGCAGAATGGACGAAACCTTTCCGGTGGTCAGAAACAAAGGCTTACTATTGCCAGAGCTCTTATGAAAAAACCAGATATCCTGATCCTTGATGATAGTGCTTCAGCTCTTGACTTTGCAACAGATGCAAAGCTTCGCATGGCGATAGCAGAAAATGCAGGAAATATGACAACCTTTATAGTATCTCAAAGGGCAGCTTCAGTTCAGAATGCGGATCTTATACTTGTTTTGGATGAAGGAAAGATTGCCGGAATGGGAACACACGATAAGCTCCTTGAAGATAATGAAGTATATCAGGAAATATACTATTCACAGTTCCCTAAAGAAGATGTTATGTGA
- a CDS encoding flavodoxin — translation MFFHRKAKTLVLYYSQSMGNTKKIAKRIADIKSYDIEAIDTINEYTGSFDDIMAQGKEEVESGYRPKIKPLVHDIMSYNRIIIGSPTWWFTIAPAVSAFLDQYDLSGKTVIPFVTYGGYEGHSLSDLEKQCKTTKILNPNSIQFDAENLNKMAISEKDLDTWIQSI, via the coding sequence ATGTTTTTTCATAGAAAAGCGAAAACACTTGTACTATATTATTCACAGAGCATGGGGAATACAAAGAAAATCGCCAAGCGTATTGCCGATATAAAGTCTTATGATATTGAAGCCATTGATACAATCAATGAGTATACAGGTTCCTTTGATGATATTATGGCTCAAGGCAAAGAGGAAGTTGAAAGTGGTTACAGACCCAAGATTAAACCTCTTGTCCACGATATTATGAGTTATAACAGAATCATTATTGGTTCTCCAACATGGTGGTTTACTATAGCGCCCGCCGTTTCAGCATTTCTTGATCAGTATGATCTTTCAGGCAAGACAGTTATCCCGTTTGTTACATATGGCGGATATGAAGGTCATTCCCTTTCTGATCTTGAGAAACAGTGCAAGACGACAAAGATATTAAATCCAAATTCAATCCAATTTGATGCTGAAAATCTGAATAAAATGGCAATTTCAGAAAAAGATCTTGATACATGGATTCAGTCAATATAA
- a CDS encoding SCP2 sterol-binding domain-containing protein: MTYEELVKEVKKNYGALDASGIKEHVAVQFNIEGEAEGAFYVEISDSNVDVEPFEYFDRDAVVTTSADVALSLSSKKLALKDAYNDETAKVWGDLDKILYAFEQLSVKAEEPKKAAAPKKAAAKKPAAKKTTAKKTTTTKKSTKKTTEKKTVAAAK; encoded by the coding sequence ATGACTTATGAAGAATTGGTAAAAGAGGTAAAGAAGAATTATGGTGCGCTAGATGCCAGTGGTATTAAAGAGCATGTAGCAGTTCAGTTCAATATCGAAGGCGAAGCTGAAGGAGCTTTCTATGTTGAGATATCTGACAGCAATGTTGATGTTGAACCATTTGAGTATTTTGACAGAGATGCAGTTGTAACAACAAGTGCTGACGTAGCTCTTAGCTTATCATCCAAGAAGCTTGCGCTTAAAGATGCATATAACGATGAAACTGCAAAAGTATGGGGAGATCTTGATAAGATCCTTTATGCATTTGAGCAGCTTTCAGTAAAAGCAGAGGAGCCTAAGAAGGCAGCTGCTCCTAAGAAAGCGGCAGCTAAAAAACCAGCTGCTAAGAAAACTACAGCAAAGAAGACTACTACAACTAAGAAGTCTACCAAGAAGACAACAGAGAAGAAAACTGTAGCAGCTGCAAAATAA
- a CDS encoding chloride channel protein — MQIIPNIKESDNSFKKTAISFALLVKWIILGLVIGIIVGMIGTMFFHMLAFANYFRSSNSYVLLFLPIAGVIIVYLYHSSKDYHDTGTNLIIKAITENENIPLFKAPLIIISTFLTHLCGGSAGREGAALQFGGSIGYNIGKLFKLDEDDRKIMTMSGMAAAFSSLFGTPIAAAFFSIELSSVGAMHYAALVPAVTAALVAEFIARHFGVNWKVFFVKIVPKMTAELALKSVVIAIFGAFIGIMFCLTIRYTRKILDKIFKNPYIKVVGGGLIIVGLSYVFRSGYYNGVGTEVIEMAFNGESPYWAFIIKMIFTSITLGAGFKGGEIVPTLYIGATFGRLCAVILGFPDQLAASLGMIAVFCSVTNCPVTSLFIAIKLFGYDGAFYYILVVAISYAISGYDSLYGSQRIKYSKFRYK, encoded by the coding sequence GTGCAAATAATACCTAATATCAAGGAAAGCGATAATAGTTTTAAGAAGACAGCAATCTCTTTTGCACTTCTTGTTAAATGGATTATCCTTGGACTGGTCATAGGTATTATCGTCGGCATGATCGGAACCATGTTTTTCCACATGCTGGCATTTGCAAACTATTTTCGAAGTTCAAATTCATATGTGCTGCTATTTTTACCAATAGCAGGCGTTATTATTGTGTACCTGTATCATTCCTCTAAGGATTATCATGATACAGGTACTAATCTTATAATCAAAGCGATCACAGAAAACGAAAACATCCCCCTATTTAAAGCACCGCTGATAATAATATCTACTTTTCTTACGCATCTGTGCGGCGGATCTGCAGGAAGAGAAGGTGCAGCTCTGCAATTCGGCGGAAGCATTGGCTATAACATCGGGAAACTATTTAAGCTTGACGAAGACGACAGGAAGATCATGACCATGTCAGGCATGGCTGCAGCTTTCTCGTCTTTATTTGGAACGCCAATAGCTGCGGCTTTTTTCTCAATAGAATTGTCGAGTGTTGGAGCTATGCATTATGCAGCACTGGTGCCAGCCGTAACAGCAGCCCTTGTAGCAGAGTTCATAGCAAGGCACTTTGGAGTTAACTGGAAAGTATTTTTTGTAAAGATTGTTCCCAAAATGACTGCAGAACTTGCCCTAAAGAGCGTTGTTATTGCAATATTTGGGGCTTTCATTGGCATAATGTTCTGCCTGACGATAAGATATACCAGAAAAATACTTGATAAGATCTTTAAAAATCCATACATCAAGGTTGTGGGAGGCGGTCTGATAATCGTAGGATTATCATATGTATTTCGAAGTGGCTATTATAACGGAGTTGGAACAGAAGTAATAGAAATGGCCTTTAATGGTGAATCACCATATTGGGCCTTTATTATAAAGATGATATTTACGTCCATAACCCTGGGAGCCGGCTTTAAGGGAGGAGAAATAGTTCCAACCTTATACATAGGAGCAACTTTTGGAAGACTATGCGCTGTAATATTAGGATTTCCTGATCAGCTTGCGGCATCCCTGGGTATGATCGCAGTATTTTGTAGTGTAACTAACTGTCCGGTGACTTCTCTTTTTATAGCTATTAAACTCTTTGGATATGATGGAGCTTTTTATTACATACTGGTAGTTGCAATAAGTTATGCAATATCCGGTTATGACAGCCTATACGGAAGTCAGAGGATCAAATATTCTAAATTCAGATATAAATGA